The genomic DNA TGCTTTATTAAATGTTTATGGCACTCGAAGTAATATTGCTTCTGCTACTGCTGCTGGTTTTACTTTTACTGAAATTGGGGTACGTTTTAAGTGGTATGTGTTTGACAAGCCTGTTTTTAGGGAATAAATATTAACTTTGAAGGACTTGGTTAGTACTTTTCATAGAAGCCATAGTTGTAGCATATTTTTATTCAAATATTATTGGTAAATCAGAATTTGGAATTTTCACAATATGAAAAGGTTGGGTTATTACAGTTGTAGCATTTCCTTTAGGAGCAAAATAGGTAATGTTTACAATTATATTTTCGGAATTCGACACTATATTTAATTCCAAGCTATGACCTCCGTTTCCTTTTATTTCGTCAAATACTGCGATAATCTTGTATTCATAAAAATCTATTTCAGTTTCGGAAAAATTATCAGAAATATTATTTACTGAATTCATTTGAGTTATTAAATCATTCCAATTAGATTGATCAGATATAATTAAATTCTGTTCAATAATTCCTTCCGCTCCATTTCCGTAAAGATTATCTTTAGCAATTAAAGTAGATTCAACATCAGTCATTTTTGAGTTATCATCATCAGAAATACAGCTCCAAACTAAAATTGATAAAAAGATGATTAATATATTTTTCATAATCGATTACATTTTTTAATTAGATGTTGAAATTCACGAAAGGTTGCTTCAAAATGTAGGTAACATTTATGTATATGGAAAGTTACGTGTTTGTATGAGAGGGTTTTCCTTCGAAAAATCAGCAACTAACATTCGTTTAGCCAAAACTAGCAAATTTTATAGGACACGGTGTTGTAGTACGTTTTGTGATTAATCTCAAGAAAACGCTTGATAATCATTTTCGGTATTTTCATCATCATCTTTTTTATCAATTTGTTCAATTTCGTAAGAAGGTAAATTATCTTTTTTGTAAAATTTTATTGGAAATGGCACTATAGAGGCTATTATGATAAAAATCAAAAGCATTAAAAAACGCAAGAATTTTTTTATTCTCATTGTGAATTAATTTTATACGATTAATTATTTTCAATTCCAATATTATAGTGATAGGAATTGAGCTATTTAATATTGACGATTTAAAATCGATTATATTAAATACAATGAGATTTTTGGATTAAAATTTCGTTAATAACGATTTGTAAGAGAATAGGTTTAAAGCTTAAAACAGTATGTTTTTGAGTATTGAATGTTAGTTGCTCTAAGGAATTCTGATTATTAATTTGATAGTCAAATTTTTGATTTTTCTTATAAGATGTTACAGGTGCATAAGGTGAAAAAGATTGCTTTAATTGATTAAAATCAATAGAATCATATTCATACTGATTTTGTGTTAGTAGCAATTCAATGTTATAGTCATTCGCAAGAGAATCTTGACTAATTATATGGTCAAATGAGATATACAAATTGACTATAAAAAGGAAAGAAAGAAGTATTTTAATTAGATTTCTCAAATGATGCATTTTTTTAAAGTACTAACCTTTAGATTTAGGAATAAACTTAAGCATTATTTTTAGCATCGTTACCATTAGTGCTTTTTTCAGATATTATTTTATTTAATCTTGGTTGTATAAACCAAATTCCAATTGGAAAGAACCAAATCATGAAAAATTCTCCTATGAAATCGCTAAAAGCAACTGTCCGTTTTAATTCAGTTGTCTTGATAGTTTTCGATACGAAATACAGTAAATAAAACATACAGAACATTGAAAACAGATGCATTGGAATAATGAAAAACAACATTTTACCAACAATTCCGCCAACAGCGTTATTTCCAGATGAAAACCCATAAAATGTAGTTCCAATTATTACTAAAAGAAAAAGAATATAAATCAGAGGAATAAAGAAGAATATCTTAAACTTTTTCATTTTCATTTTTATGTCGGTTGGAATAAATTTCTGTAATCCAATTCCAATTGACCAAAACCAACCAAAAAGAAGTCCTGTATAAAGGAACATTATGATTGGAAACAATTTGAAAGTGTTCAGCACCCCAGTTTGGTCAAGATTTCCGTTTGAGTCAACATCAGTAAACATAAATATCATAGTAACTATTTGCAATAACATCGGAATTCCGAACATTAAAGTGAATAATTGCCAATGTTTAGCATTTAAAAATTTGTTTATCATTTAGTTAGTCCGTTTTTCAGCATTAATGGCAACATCGGTATATAATTACTTGTAACTATATATCCATTATATAAACCACTAATATAATAAGTTATTTCCTTTAATTTATTTACATTTTAAACATAAAAAAGACAAAAAACTTACGCCTTTTGCCTTTTCAAAAAAATAAAACTAGAGTAGCTATTAATTATTCTATAAGTAATTTTATTGTTTTATAAGTTGTTGCTTTGCTTTTTATATTACAGAAATACACCCCCGAACCTAAACCTGTTCTTTCTAGTTTCACTTTATTTTCACCTCTAACAGCTTCATGCATCATCTTTTTCACCAAACTTCCTAATTGATTATAAACTAGCAGCTCAACTTTTCCTGAATCCTGACTTGTAAAATGTATCGTTGTACTAGACACCATAGGGTTTGGAGACGCAAACGTTTTGCTTAGTTCATCGTTAGTAAATGCTTCTACCGAAAGCGTATTACTAGTCGAAAAATGTAATTGCTGTAAAGTCATTTCTTTAGTTTCTACTTCACCAGTTTCTGCTAACATGGTAAATACTATAGACGTGATATCATTAGTTTCGAAATTATTACCATTAATAGATTTAAAGTCAGAAAAAGGTATACTATAATCTTGTAAGCTATTAGTTAATGGTATTCTTGCTTTATATTGCTTCTCCCAGTTACTAATACCTTCCTTAACCAATCTTACGATCAATGTTCCTGTACCTTTAGCTTTAAACTGAAAGCTATTATAAGCTGATAAATCGATAGGATTAAACTTTGGCGTTAAAGCTCTATATACAGCAATATATTCACTAGTGTTAGCTACCAATTCTATATTACGTTCTATAGGATATTCATCATCATTAAATTCCTCTTCATTAGGTTCAACATGATATGTATTTACTACGGTACTTGGTGCGGCATTATCGTATCCCCAAGGACCATCGGACATAAATAAATCATCTGGTGTTTGTATGCCATCTCCTATTCTAAAACCTATATCAAAAAGATTACCTGCATCTACTTCTATGTTTGTAATGTAGTTTCCATCTAAATCTAAGGTTGACGATACGTATTCTAACGTATTTGTTTCGGTAGCTCTTAAACCACCATCAAATTTAACAGCTTCACTTCTATTCGTATTTACAATTTGTAGTTCTAACCTTCCATGGTGATATTTTCCTTTTCTAACAAACACTGTTGGTGATGTTGAGTTATTATAACTCGTTACTGGTTTTTGAACGCCTAATAACCTTACCACTTCTTCACCAAGGCGTAATAGATCATCTAGAGAATTAGACCAGATTTGGAAATTATAAAATGGTACATTGTCTTCGTATTTATCCAAATTCCAATGGCTTTCAATTCCAAAATCGCGACCTTCATTTATAGGTTTTGCTGATAAACTCAATACAAATTCCAAAGAACCATCAATATTTCTAATCAATGCTTTTATAAATTTTTGTTCTTGAATCTCTATAGTTGATACCGAAATTAACTCAGCGCCTAACAATCTATCGCAAATGTATTTCGTGTGTTCATAAACCCCTTTATCGGTTTTAAGGACAAGTATCGATGCTACTGCTTCATCTGCCTTCATATAATCTACTGAATATATATCGGTAGCATTTGTGATGTTTAACAAATCTGTAGGCGACGATTCTATAACATGGTCTTCATTTAAAATTTCCAACGGCACAAAATCTGATAATTGCAATCCTTTTTTAGCTGTTTTTTTACCATACTTTGCCGATTTTGTAAATCGCTTCGCTGACGCTTTATCAAACTTATAATTGTTCTTAACTCTATCGAAGTTTCGCTTATTAATCTGTTCAGATAATCTGTTGTTACTTTCCAATCCTCCAGAATTACCACTAGACGTTGGTGCTTCCATTACAGGACAAGC from Flavivirga abyssicola includes the following:
- a CDS encoding DUF6923 family protein — translated: MKKILLLLVLIYTNVYTQDIPFNCDYNAYLFQYNDVYAIDLASGSSYAVATDVTEGTINAAAYNPADGFIWGSLSYPSKSIVRIGKDFSTLTFYVDELPTNGRYVGDVSAEGIYYLKAGGTPYYVIDLNPESDNYGSYIATKNLSKSISIHDWAFNAVDGKLYTVEKKTNILYRINAESGTVENLGEVPILSGLNYTYGAVYFDASGRFYVSANQTGTIYVIQNVQDLDGTNTMNSNLFAFGPSSSQNDGARCPTAPVPQEDCTNGIDDDGDGLIDCEDPSCSGYAACPVMEAPTSSGNSGGLESNNRLSEQINKRNFDRVKNNYKFDKASAKRFTKSAKYGKKTAKKGLQLSDFVPLEILNEDHVIESSPTDLLNITNATDIYSVDYMKADEAVASILVLKTDKGVYEHTKYICDRLLGAELISVSTIEIQEQKFIKALIRNIDGSLEFVLSLSAKPINEGRDFGIESHWNLDKYEDNVPFYNFQIWSNSLDDLLRLGEEVVRLLGVQKPVTSYNNSTSPTVFVRKGKYHHGRLELQIVNTNRSEAVKFDGGLRATETNTLEYVSSTLDLDGNYITNIEVDAGNLFDIGFRIGDGIQTPDDLFMSDGPWGYDNAAPSTVVNTYHVEPNEEEFNDDEYPIERNIELVANTSEYIAVYRALTPKFNPIDLSAYNSFQFKAKGTGTLIVRLVKEGISNWEKQYKARIPLTNSLQDYSIPFSDFKSINGNNFETNDITSIVFTMLAETGEVETKEMTLQQLHFSTSNTLSVEAFTNDELSKTFASPNPMVSSTTIHFTSQDSGKVELLVYNQLGSLVKKMMHEAVRGENKVKLERTGLGSGVYFCNIKSKATTYKTIKLLIE
- a CDS encoding protease complex subunit PrcB family protein; translation: MKNILIIFLSILVWSCISDDDNSKMTDVESTLIAKDNLYGNGAEGIIEQNLIISDQSNWNDLITQMNSVNNISDNFSETEIDFYEYKIIAVFDEIKGNGGHSLELNIVSNSENIIVNITYFAPKGNATTVITQPFHIVKIPNSDLPIIFE